A genomic stretch from Falco cherrug isolate bFalChe1 chromosome 3, bFalChe1.pri, whole genome shotgun sequence includes:
- the STMND1 gene encoding LOW QUALITY PROTEIN: stathmin domain-containing protein 1 (The sequence of the model RefSeq protein was modified relative to this genomic sequence to represent the inferred CDS: deleted 1 base in 1 codon), protein MGCNISNRVAVTQLSSEELQKNQEAKSQTKNDSTAGTEAAPSQDGAAWPMGTSKDRAKLGCETSEGDSPNDLPERFTPQKNSNAQHTDALLTSEFISKSWSLRDTRRQKSSDILEELRMQGIIKSQSTTAKTAEVYENKGDALEKTLKKSPGRLEEIQFGNKEVGDFTVKDMKISAEVKKQVREEELNKMPQHITFFSATVHQTTGKQTEQDHPSSESQEGTYTPQPSPPDMSQGYHQRKQLQQKPQLLQDFHQV, encoded by the exons atgggctgcaatATTTCTAACCGGGTCGCTGTCACCCAGCTGTCTTCTGAAGAGCTACAGAAGAACCAGGAAGCCAAAAGCCAG ACTAAAAATGACAGCACTGCTGGAACAGAAGCTGCCCCCTCACAGGATGGGGCAGCTTGGCCAATGGGCACCTCAAAGGACAGAGCCAAACTTGGATGCGAGACCAGTGAGGGAGACTCCCCCAACGACCTACCAGAAAGATTTACAcctcagaaaaacagcaatgcaCAACACACAG ATGCACTGCTCACCAGTGAGTTCATCAGTAAATCATGGTCCTTACGGGATACAAGGAGGCAAAAATCATCAGACATTCTAGAGGAGCTGAGGATGCAGGGAATAATCAAGAGCCAAAGTACCACTGCCAAGACAGCAGAAGTGTATGAAAACAAG GGAGATGCCCTGGAAAAGACACTGAAGAAATCCCCAGGTAGGCTGGAAGAAATTCAGTTTGGAAACAAGGAAGTGGGTGATTTTACAGTGAAGGACATGAAGATTTctgctgaagtgaaaaaa CAGGTTAGGGAAGAGGAACTGAACAAAATGCCACAacacatcacatttttttct gcaaCTGTCCACCAGACTACAGGGAAACAGACTGAACAAGACCACCCAAGTTCTGAAAGTCAAGAGGGTACATACACCCCTCAGCCCTCACCTCCAGACATGAGCCAAGGGTACCACCAAAGGAAACAACTGCAGCAGAAGCCACAATTACTCCAGGACTTTCATCAAGTCTGA